AAAATCCGCCCGACGGTTCGAATATCGCCCTTCTTCCATGCCTCGAGCATCTCATAAAAACGTTTTTGGGCCTTGTAGATATAGGTCATCCGGCTGACCAGATGAGGCACTTCCTTTTCGAAGCGGCTTCGGATTTTTTGATAAAGGGCTTCGTCCCGAATATCCGCCAGACAGCTGATAGAAAAGCCGGCCGTTTTTGCCTTCTGGACCATTTCCTCGCACTCCGCCCGGCGGACTTTGTAGGTGGACTTTTCCAGCCCCGGCCGGACTGTCCCGGTATCCATCACCACAATCCGGAATTCCGGGGCTCCCTTGCCCAGCGGCACATAGGCAATCGAACGGTCAGACGGCCGATAATGCGTGCCCATCCCTTCCTTGGCAAACAGAATCATAATCTGGTCCAGCTTGCCGCAGGGAGAGCCGATGTAGTCATTTTCCACTGCCTGAGCCAAATCCACAATCTTCATCGAATCCGATTCCTGAATGCCGTTGACATCCAGAATCGACAGAATCAGATTGAGCGTCAGAGAAGCCGAACGGCTCATCCCACCGCCGGGGATATTGCCGTACAGGACCGCATCCATTCCCTGCGTAAGTTTGTATCCTTCCCGCCGCAAAATATACTCCACACCGTACGGAAACCGAGCCCATGTATCGGCAATTTGGGGAGATTTGGGCGGCGGCACGGAACCCAGTTCAAACTCAACAAGACCGTCATTCGGGAAATTCCCGCTGTACAGCCGCATCTTCCTGGTGCCATTGGGCTTATAGGCCATCCAGATAAACCGGTCGGTGCCGACGCCGAATAATTCGGTCCCGTTGTAGTCCCCGTGTTCGACTCCCAGACAAAACCGGGAGGAGCTGCGTCGGATTTTCGCCCCTTTCAGGGACAGATTGTGTTCCGAAGCCAGTGTTCGCAGAACATCGATAGCTTGCTGATCATTCGTTACAGATTTCACGGTGCAATCTCCTTTATCTGGCTAATCCGAGCGGGCTGAAAATCACATACAAAAGCAGCGTCAGCACCACAACCACAACCCCGGCGACCGCCGCGCCTCGGGAGGAATGCAGCTGAATTGTCGTGTTCTGTCGAAACTCGATGGGCTGTGTCAGCGGTTTGGCCGCTGTAATCAGGGCCATCACCAAAAGACAAACAAGAAAACTAATGGCCATTCGGTTCAGGAAGTTGCCGATTAAAAAGGCCATGACCTGGTTCTCCATCAGTTTGCCGAAAGTCGAAACATATTTGAGCCCGCCGTACACAAAGAAGTTGGTCACAAGCCCCGCCACACCGCAGACAGCCGGAGCGCGGCGTACTACCAGGCCGAATACAAAAACGGCCAGCACGCCCGGTGACAGAAAGCCCTGGCTTTCCTGAATAATCGTAAAGATGCTGTTGCTGATTTTGGGATTGCCCAGCTGCGGGGCCAAAAAGATCGCTACGGCCGTAAACACAACGACACAGATACGCCCAAGCGTCACAACGGCCTGTTGGGAAGCATTCGGGACCAGATATTTCTTGTAGATGTCCATCGTAAAAATGGTGGAAGCGGCATTGAGCATGGCGGCCAGGGAGCTGACAATCGCTCCTAACAGAGCCGCCAGCACAAACCCGACCAGTCCGCTCTTTTTCGGAAGCACCTTGCTGAGCAGCTGGCCGAGAGCGGAGTCATACTTATACCCAAGAAACTTCTCCGTCGTAATCTTGGCATTCGAAGCACGGGCCGACTCACGAACCGCCGCATTGTACTGGTCCAGTTCCGCCGCCAGGGCCGGAAAAACGGTCCGCCAGGATTTGTCATCCGATTCGAACACGGTAAAGGACTGGACCTGGAGCTTGTCATAGTTCTCTTTCAAAATCGGCAGGACAAACGGATTTTTGATTCGGCTGGCCTTCAGAGCTCTCTGATTGGGGAAAACTGCCACCAGAAAAGTCCCCTGTGTCGGGGCGGCCAGCGCTTCCGGTGAAGGCTCTGAAACAACCTGAACCAGCTGCGTATTCGGATTAGCCATCTTGTATTTGGCCAGAACCGGGGCATTGTCCGCCGCCGCCTTGGACTTCATATCCGGGGCAAACAGGTTGAAGGCGATAATGCCGGGAATCACAATGACAAACGGGATGAGCAGTTTCATAAAGGCCGAAAAAACAATGCCCTTCTGCCCTTCCGCCAGCGAAGCCGAACCGAGCGTCCGCTGGGTAATGTACTGATTCAGCCCCCAGTAATAAAAGTTCGGAATCCACAGCCCCAGCAGCAGCGCCGTCCAGGGCAGGGTCGCATCGCTCATCGGCAGAAACATATTCAGCCGGACCTTATTGAGCGAGACAAACCGCTCCAGTGCCCCTTCACTGCCCGTAAAGGTTTTCAGGCCGACAGCCCCCGTGCTGACATCCTCAATATAGGAGGCCTCCTGGACACTGCCGAGCATCTTAAAGGCAAAAATCATAATGACCGCCCCGCCGACAATCAGAGCGCTTCCCTGAATCAGGTCGGCCCAGGCGCAGGCCTTCAGCCCGCCCGCCGCCACATACAGCATCGCAATAATTCCAATCACCAGCGAGGCCTGCGCCACGGTCGGCACGATTTTCATTTCCATTTCTTCGGCCATGGTATTAATGGTCAGGGCCCCGGAATAGGTCACCGCCCCCAGCAGAAGCATGTAAATGAAAATGGTCGTTACCGCCATGATGGTGCGGGCGGCCGTGTTGTAGCGGTATTCGAGAAACTCCGGCATTGTATAAATGCCCGCCCGCAGGAAATAAGGCAGGAAACCAAAAGCCACCACAACCAGCGTAATGGCCGCCATCCATTCATAACTGGCAATGGCCATTCCGATATGGCTGGCGGCGTTTCCGCTCATTCCGACAAACTGCTCGGAGGAAATATTGGCGGCAATCAGAGAAAATCCAATCAGCCACCAAACCAGACCCCGACCAGCCAGAAAATAATCCTCTCCGGACTTTTCATGGCGGCTTTTATAGAGCCCCAGCCCCACGACACAGACGACAAAAACAACAAAAACAATTACATCCAGAATCCCCATTGTCCAGACTCCTAAAAAAACGTTCTCTTCGTCTCTTTCTGTGTCTAACAAAGCTCCCGTCATTCCCAAAACCTGTCTTCCGCAACTTTAGCGAAGGCAAAAGGCGGGAATCCGGACTTTTTGTGAGACGCCTTAAATTATTTCCGAATTATCCACATTTTGGAGGCCGTATCAACAAAGATTTCTGAA
This is a stretch of genomic DNA from Anaerohalosphaeraceae bacterium. It encodes these proteins:
- a CDS encoding sodium/solute symporter (Members of the Solute:Sodium Symporter (SSS), TC 2.A.21 as described in tcdb.org, catalyze solute:Na+ symport. Known solutes for members of the family include sugars, amino acids, nucleosides, inositols, vitamins, urea or anions, depending on the system.); protein product: MGILDVIVFVVFVVCVVGLGLYKSRHEKSGEDYFLAGRGLVWWLIGFSLIAANISSEQFVGMSGNAASHIGMAIASYEWMAAITLVVVAFGFLPYFLRAGIYTMPEFLEYRYNTAARTIMAVTTIFIYMLLLGAVTYSGALTINTMAEEMEMKIVPTVAQASLVIGIIAMLYVAAGGLKACAWADLIQGSALIVGGAVIMIFAFKMLGSVQEASYIEDVSTGAVGLKTFTGSEGALERFVSLNKVRLNMFLPMSDATLPWTALLLGLWIPNFYYWGLNQYITQRTLGSASLAEGQKGIVFSAFMKLLIPFVIVIPGIIAFNLFAPDMKSKAAADNAPVLAKYKMANPNTQLVQVVSEPSPEALAAPTQGTFLVAVFPNQRALKASRIKNPFVLPILKENYDKLQVQSFTVFESDDKSWRTVFPALAAELDQYNAAVRESARASNAKITTEKFLGYKYDSALGQLLSKVLPKKSGLVGFVLAALLGAIVSSLAAMLNAASTIFTMDIYKKYLVPNASQQAVVTLGRICVVVFTAVAIFLAPQLGNPKISNSIFTIIQESQGFLSPGVLAVFVFGLVVRRAPAVCGVAGLVTNFFVYGGLKYVSTFGKLMENQVMAFLIGNFLNRMAISFLVCLLVMALITAAKPLTQPIEFRQNTTIQLHSSRGAAVAGVVVVVLTLLLYVIFSPLGLAR